The Aneurinibacillus migulanus genome contains the following window.
ATGCAGAATCGTCTGATGGCAGCGGGTGTACGTCCAATAAATAATGTAGTCGACATTACGAATTATGTCATGCTTGAGACTGGGCAACCGTTACATGCATTCGATTACGCCAAAGTAGATAATGGGCACATTGTTGTGCGTCTTGCTAAATCCGGTGAAACAATAGTAACGCTAGATGATGCGGAACGTACGCTAGATGAAGAGATGCTACTCATTACAGACGGCACCAAAGCGATCGGTGTTGCAGGAGTAATGGGCGGCGCTAACTCCGAAGTAACGGGGGCGACCGATACAATTCTTCTAGAATCGGCGCACTTTGCCGGTTCGTCCATCCGCAAAACGGCACGAAAGCTGGGACTGCGTTCCGAAGCGAGTCTGCGGTTTGAAAAAGAAGTAAATCCGCAAGCTGTGGAACAGGCGCTTGACCGCGCAGCGGCATTAATAGCAGAGCTAGCGAATGGTCAGGTATCGCAAGGCAAAGCCGATCAAGCGCTTTCCATTCCGAAAGAAAAACAAGTCGATCTTCATCTTTCTCGCCTGAATGGCTTGCTTGGTACAGACTTGCAGCTTAAAGACGCGACGACCATTCTAGAACGGTTAAAGTTCACTTACGTGACAGAGGGTGAAACATTGAAGGTGACTGTGCCAACGCGCCGTCAGGATATTACACGTGAAGTGGATGTAATCGAGGAAGTAGCCCGTCTTTACGGCTACGATCATATTCCAACGACTATGCCATATGGCGATAATACACAGGGAATGCTTACTCGTGAGCAAATGCTGCGCCGGACGATTCGCCAGGTGCTGAATGGAGCGGGATTGGATGAGGTGAGCGCCTACTCATTCACGCACCCTGATATCGCCCACGACCTCGCTACGGTATACCGGGAAACAAAGCCAATTCCGTTGGCGATGCCAATGAGCGAAGAGCGAAGCGTGCTTAGGGTAAATCTATTGCCTCATCTGCTTGAAACCGCCGCGTATAACAATAACCGTAAAGAGCGTGATCTTGCTTTGTTTGAGATAGGCAAGGTGTTCTTAAGCGATGAGGAGACATTAAGTAAGCTGCCGGAAGAGCATCTGACGCTTGGCGGTCTGTTGACCGGCAACTGGGTGGGACCACATTGGCAGCAAAAAGCCGAGCCGGTGGACTTCTATTTAGTGAAAGGTATTCTCGATGTATTATTGAACCGTCTGGGTATTACCGGTATTGAATACCGTCCGGCTAAAGACATTAAAGGGATGCATCCTGGAAGGACGGCACAAGTTATATTGCAGGGAAAAGGAGCCGGTTATGTAGGGCAAGTTCATCCGGCTACCCAGCAAAAATACGATGTAGATGAGACGTATGTATTCCAATTGGATGCTGATCTGCTGATTGAATTGGCAACGATGCATCAAGGCATGATTCCGCTGCCGAAATATCCGGCTATTAGTCGTGATATTGCAGTTGTAGTCGACCGGGGAATAAGTGCGGGAGATCTACAGAAGGTTATCGAAACTTCCGCGGGAGAGTGGCTGGAATCAGTACGGATTTTCGACGTATATGTGGATGATAGGCTAGGTGAGAATAAGAAGAGTGTTGCCTTATCTTGCACATACCGTGATCCGGAACGTACGCTAACTGATGAAGAAGTACAAGCAGCCCACAGTAAAGTTGTGGAAACGCTGGCCGCCGAGTGCGGAGCCGAACTGCGTGGCTGATCGCGTATAGAAAGGAGGGGATGCTTGAATGCGTCTCCTCCTTTTTTCTATGGATAAGTGGGTTTTTCTTATGTCTTTGGATTTGTGTTGCCTTTTCATTTTCACTGCTTTCTTTATTTGTGGTATTGTGTAGAATATAGTTATGTACAAGGACGTGAGGAGGACGTAGTGTGTCAGGACAGAACAAAGAACGAGTTGTCGTTGAAATATATGGACAGTACTATACCATGAAAGGGGATAGCAGTTCTTCTCATATGCGTATGATCGCCGGGTATGTGGACGATAAAATGCGCCAGATTGCTGCGGCGAATCCCCGTCTGGATACGAATAAATTGGCGGTGCTTGCCGCATTGAACATGGCTGATGAATACTTTCGGTTGCGTATGGAATATGAAGAACTGATTAAGCTATTGGAGGAAACTGCACAAGAAGCGGAAGAAGAAGAGATGGAAGAAGGAAGCGGAACAGATAAGGAGTAAGGGGCAACATGAATATTCTTGATATTATCGTTCTTATATTATTAGCAGTAAGCGTATGGCGAGGATACAGAACGGGACTGGTCGCGCAATTGGTGCGTGTCGCCAGCTTTATCGTTTCGTTTGTGGTAGCGTTTATGTATTACCGCCCGGTAGCGGCTACGCTTGCAGAATGGATTCCGATATCCAGTACGGAGACGAGTGGATCGTTTGGGGCTGTCGCAGGATTTCCGTTTATGCAGCAGGCGCTGTATAATATTGCTGCGTTTGTTTTGCTGGCTTTTGCTGCAGGTCTTGCGGTTCGTCTGGTGGGTGGATTTTTGGACGGTGTTACAAAGCTGCCCGGATTGTCGATTGTGAATCGAATTGCGGGTGCATTAATCAGTGTGGTGAAGAATGGGCTGATTTTATTTTTGATTCTGGCTGTTGCATCGCTGCTGCCTATAGCAGCGATGGAGAAAACACTTAATGAATCGTTCTTTGCTTCATATTCTACTACGTATTCCTCTGAGTTACTTCAATGGGTAAAAGAAATGATAGAAAATCCGTTATCGCCTACGAATGGAAATTCTAATTCGTTATAGTGGATAATTTGAAGAGTCGCCACGCAATAGACGTGGCGACTCTTTATTTTACTTTCACGGAGCGTGCCTTTATCCAATATTTACTGAGTTGCTCGAATGCGTGCAATTGACTCTTGTATATCTCGCTGATTTCCAGCTTTTTGCGTAGAATATGCATTTCAAGCACTTCATCCACTGTTATATCAAATACGTATAGATGCTCCTTGACCAAGTTATGCATGACTTCTGATACGGCTTTATGTTCAGGGTGCCCGTATTCTCCCTGCAGATTGTGAGTAACAATTTTTTTGTAGGAGCGTTCACCAAGTGCCCGTAGGAGGTCCTGCTCCAGGTTGGGACGGTTGACATGCTCTGTCCAGGCATCTTTGTAGGACCAGATCTCATATTCGGCGTTAAATGCTTCCATCGCTCGGGCAAATTCCTTGGAGCGGACAGGATTATCACCGTCTGTGATGCAGATGACCTTCCAACCTTCTTCCTGTATCAGTTCGTCTCCGCCAAACATCGTCTCGTCATCTGGATGAGCTACAACCATAAGCTTGTTGATTTCCATTCCGATCAAACTCCTTTTATTACATAATGTCGTAGTGTGGTGTTGATATTCCTTACCCCCTTTGTGAGAAAGAACAAACAAGCATGATTATCTGGTGTCAGGTTGAGGTAGAAGGCGTATGAGTAAAAATAATGAGAAATGAAATGGAGGATAAAGGCTTGGAACGTATCGACATCAGACACCTTGAAAACCGCAATGAATTGAACGAAGTATATGATGTATGGACGGCAGCATTTCCAGAAGAGTTGAGTTTTTTCGTGGGGCGGCTGAAGGCAGAAACTGAATATGAGTCCCAGACAACCTGGATAGCGACCGTAGAGGGAAAGGTGGCCGCAGCCGTGCAAATTTTCCCTTTCTGCATGTGGTACAAGGGGATTGAGCTTGCGGTGGGAGGCATTGGTAATGTAGCAACCCATCCGGAGTACAGAGGGCGTGGATTGACACATCGAATTCTGCTTCGTCAGCTTGACTGGATGAAGGAACAAGAGTATGATATTTCCTTTCTTTTTACAGGTATTCCGGGGTTTTACGAAAAGATGGGATGGAAAATCGTCCGGGAAGCAGAGCATACGATAAGAAAGGAGGAAGGGAGCAGGCTCAAAATTGAAGACGAGGAATGGCAGATTGTGCCGTTCTCTTTCGATGATATAAGGGCGATGCGCACTATATATGAAACGTATAGCCAACAATATGCAGGAGCCCGCATTCGCCATGAAGAATATTGGAGAAGAGGGATAGGTGGCCAGATAGAAAAAGCGCTCTCTTGCCTGATTGCTAAACGAAACGGTCGAACTGTCGCTTATGTTTTGTATAGCGTAGAAAACAGTGCCATATTCATTCAGGAGCTATGCCATAGTATAGATGGGAAGGATGCAGTATCTGTACTCGTTCAGGAGATATATGCCCGTCATCCCGAAGCAGAGAAAATGAAATTTAAGCTGCCTGAAGGCTCTGATACGTTTCAACAGCTCAAAGTATTTGGGGCACGGACTTCATATAAGGAGGAAGCGATGTGGCGGGCAGTGAACCATGCGTCATTATCACAAAAATTAGGTGGAATAGAGCCTTATTTTACACCTGAAAATTTTCTGTTCTGGGAAGCCGACAAGTTCTAAACTTGACGGCTTTTTTCATTCCAGGTTTGGGCATGCTGTTCCACCAGTTTGAGGAATTCCTGCAAAGCAGGTGAAAGCCACTTTTTTTTATGATACGCCATCTGGGTAGCGACACGGCACGGTTCGTCATTCCACTGTAATGCCCGGAGTTTGCCTTCCGCAATTTCTTTTTCTACTGTGATGAGAGGAAGAAAGGAGAGTCCGAGACCGGACATGACGCAGTTTTTAATTGCTTCGATGCTCCAGAATTCTAAATCTGTACCGGGGAAGACCCCAAAGCTGCTCAGATATTTCTCAAATAAAGTACGGTAGCTGCACCCGGGTTCGGTATGAAGCATTGTTTCTTCCTGTATATCTGCCGCTGTGATGGCAGGAAGCAGGGCAAGCGGATGGTCTGGCGGAGCGATAATCGCCATTTTCTCCATAACAAGTGTTTCGATATGCAAATCATGTTCTTGAGTTTCCGGTTCTAGAAGAAATACCACATCTAGCTCCCCACTGCGTGCAAAGCTGCGCAATTCCCAGCATACGCCAGGCCGGAGGATAATTTTTACATGTGGATATCGACGAGTATATTCGCGAATAATTGCCGGCAAGCGGAAAGCCGCAAGCGATTCGGGTGCACCGATGGTGATTGTTCCAGCCGGAATATTGTCCATGGTAAGTTCCTGGATAGCAGCATCGTGCAATTCAAACATTCGCAGGGCATATGGCAACAATTTTTCACCAGCTGCGGTCAGAATTACTTTTTTGCCCAGGCGGTCAAATAGCTTCGTTCCCAACTCTTCCTCTAGCGCTTGAATCTGTGCGGTTACGCTGGATTGAGCGTAGGAGAGAGTTTCTGCCGCCTTTGTAAAGCCTTTAACCTCTGCTACAACCTTAAACGTGTAAAGATGTCGTAGTTCCATTCCTTTCACCTCCTATCGGATTTTATGATGGTTTCTATCACTTCTATCCGTTTTACTGATGAAAATATTATCTGCTACGATCAAATCAAACGCAAGAAGAATATTGTAAAAGGGGATTTGGAGAGATGGAAGCAAAGGGAAACATAAAAAAGTCAATCGGCCTGCCGCAGGCAGTCGCACTCTATATAGGAGCTGTGCTCGGTTCCGGTGTGCTGCTTGTGCCCGGGCTTGCGGCGGAAATTGCAGGGCCGGCTTCACTGCTGGCCTGGGGTCTAATGACATTGCTTGTTCTTCCAATGGCACTTGTAATGGGTCTTCTTTCCGCCCGGTTTCCGAACGCGGGTGGAGTCGCATATTTCGTATCACGAGCGTTTAATGCAGGAGCCGGAGGATTGATTGGTTGGTTTTTTCTTATGTCGGTACCGATCGGGGCTCCGGTAGCCGCATTAACAGGTGCTGGCTATATGACAGTCGCGTTTGGACTTGGGGAAGAGGCAAAAGTAGGTATTGCTGCGCTCATGCTTGCTGTAAGTTTGTTTATTAACTATTTCGGTATGAAAGTGGCAGGAAAAATCCAGGTCGCGGTCGTGCTGGCGATTCTCTTGGTGCTTATACTTGCAGGAGTAGGGGCAATACCCGATATTCAGGCGGTGAATTTTACACCATTTCTGCCGCATGGCTGGCTAAGTGTAGGGCAGGCAACTGCAATTCTTTTCTGGTGCTTTATCGGCTGGGAGGCTGTCTCTCATATGTCGGAAGAATTTGTTGACCCGCAGCGCGAAGCGATCAAAGGCGTAGTCATTGCAGCAGTGGTGGTAGGTATGCTATATTTTCTGACTGCGCTGGCTACGGTCGGTACGCATAGCTACGGAGCGTCTACTTCGACAGCTTCGCTTGTGCTGGTGGTGGAACGTCTACTCGGTTCAGGTGGAGCGCTGGCGATTGGGGTCACGGGCCTTTTTATTTGTACAGCGACCATCATTGCATATGTCGGTGCGGCTTCTCGATTGGCCTACTCTCTTGCGAATGAAGGAAGGGCACCACAGGTATTGAGTAGAGTCTCCAAACGATACGGAACACCCGTGGGGGGACTTGCCTTTCTTACGGCATGCTTTGCATTCATTCTTGTGTTATATGGCACAGGCATTGTTTCGCTTACTACCTTGATTCAATTGCCGAACGCAACCTTTATTTTAACGTATCTGGGCGGTTGTGCGGCAGGTATTCGGCTTTTAAGGGAAAGCAGATTAGGAATGGCTATTAGCCGGGTTTCCTTTTTTCTTACATTGTTGATTTTTCCATTTGTCGGATGGTCTGTGCTGTATCCGCTGGTCATTGCCTTTGTCTACTTTCTTATACAGCGGTACGGAAAGAACACTGAAGCGGAAAGTATGCTGATAAAGTCATAGCACAGGTGCATGACGGGAATTCTCCTCTGCTTGCTTGAGATGGTATAATAGCAAAGGGCCATATATATTATGTCTGACATTGAGCCCACGAAAGAATATGTATTTATCAAGTTAGAGTATATGCACAGAGAGGAGATTTTTCTTGGAAGCACGCACGTTTATAACGCTTGAATTCAATAAAGTAATCGAACAGCTTTCAGCATATGCCTCTTCCTCGCTAGGAAGAGAAAAAATAGAAGCACTTACTCCTTCCACAGAATATGAGGAGGTGCAGCGCCGTCAACAAGCTACCTATGAAGGAAGTACCGTACTTAGATTACGCGGTAGCGCACCGCTGGGTGGCATTCGGGATATTCGCCCGGCGTGTAAGCGGGCGAGCATGGGTGGCATGCTGAATCCGACGGAGCTGTTGGACATCGCTTCTACCCTATATGGAGGGGGCCGATTGAAAACATTCATCGCTTCCCTTGTTGAACAGACCTCCCTTCCTTTACTCGAAGAACTACTGGGGCAGGTTGAGCGGCTGCAAGGTTTGGAGAACGAGGTGAACCGTGCAATTGACGAGAATGGGGTAGTGGTCGATTCGGCGAGCTCTACGCTTTCACAGATACGCAGCCAGATTCGCGGAGCCGAGAAGCGTGTCCGCGAACGGCTTGAGCAAATGACTCGTAACAGCAATACACAGAAAATGCTACAGGACCCGATTGTTACCATTCGTAACGACAGGTTTGTTATTCCTGTTAAACAAGAATACCGTCATGTGTTTGGAGGCATTGTCCATGATCAGTCGGCATCTGGCGCTACGCTGTTCATCGAGCCGCAGGTTGTGGTGAATATTAGTAATGACTTGCGCGAATTGAAGCTGAAGGAAGAAAGGGAAGTAGAGAAAATCTTACATGCGCTTACAGCTCAGGTGGCAGAAGTCGTAGATGTATTGCTTCACAATGTAGCTTGTCTGGCAGAGGCCGACTTCATTTTTGCCAAGGCAGCATATGCGCATGCATTGAAAGCTACACAACCCGCTATCAATAATGACGGCTATCTTCGTATTAAAAAAGGTCGTCATCCGTTAATTCCTGCGGCCCAGGTTGTGCCGATCGATGTAGAGCTTGGCAAGGAATATACAGCGATTGTCGTGACTGGACCAAACACTGGCGGGAAAACCGTCTCGTTAAAAACAGTTGGACTTTTCTCGCTTATGGCGATGTCAGGCCTGCATATTCCGGCCGAGGATGGCTCGGAGATGACTATTTTTGAAAGCATCTACGCCGATATTGGCGATGAACAGAGCATCGAACAGAGCCTAAGTACATTCTCCAGTCATATGACTAACATTTCTAACATTCTTCAGCATGTGAATCATCGCAGCCTCATCCTGTTTGATGAATTAGGAGCGGGGACCGACCCGACCGAAGGAGCGGCTCTTGCGATGTCGATTATCGATTACGTACATGAGCGTGGTGCCCGTCTCATCGCAACGACTCACTATAGTGAATTGAAGGCGTATGCCTATGAGCGTTCTCGCATGATTAACGCAAGTGTAGAATTCGATGAGGTTACTTTGCGCCCGACGTACCGCTTACTGGTCGGTATTCCCGGTCGCTCAAATGCATTTGCTATCGCGGCGCGGCTGGGGCTGCCGGAGAAAGTTCTGGATCAGGCGCGTAACTTCGTTAAAACTGAGGAATCCGAAATTGACACGATGATTGCGTCGCTTGAGGAAAACCAGCGCAAAGCAGAGACAGAACGCCGTGAAGTCGAGCGTTTACGAGGAGAGCTGGAGCAGACACGCCGGGAGCTGGAAAGTGAGCTGTCTGGCCTGGATGAAAGAAAAGATAGGCTATACCAGCAGGCGGAAGAAGAAGCGCGTACGGCTGTGGAAAAAGCGCGGAAGGAAGCAGAGATGATTATTGCCGATCTTCGGCAAATTGCCAGGGAAGAGCGTGCTGGCATTAAGGACCACAAACTAATCGAAGCCCGCAAGCGCCTGGAAGAGGCAACTCCTTCCTTACGCAAAAAGAAAAAACCGAAGAAAAGTAATGTACCATTGAATCAGCAGCCGCTTGAGGTAGGAGACGAGGTGCGGGTGCTATCATTTAACCAGAAAGGCGAGATTGTAGGAAGGGTCAGCGATAAAGAATTCCAAGTCCAAATTGGTATCGTTAAGATGAATGTGAAAGCGGATAACTTGGAGAAGCTGAAGGCAGCCAAACCGCAGGTAACACAGAATATTACCAAAATCCGTTCGACGCGTGATCCGGTGCGTATAGAGCTGGATGTGCGCGGCAATACGGTAGAGGATGCTATTATCCAAATTGACAAATATCTTGATGAAGCACTTCTCGACGGATTGAATCAGGTCTCGGTTATTCACGGAAAAGGAACCGGCGCACTTGGCCTTGGCATTCAGAAATATTTGCGCGGCCATCGTCTGGTCAAATCGTTCCGTTGGGGCGGTCAGGGCGAAGGCGGATTGGGTGCCACCATCGTGGAATTAAAATAAGCATATGATAAACAATGAAACCGATCCGATGTTTTTACGTATACAACATAAACATCGGCTGCTTATACCTGATTGACGATGGAGGAGGGAGCGGGTTGGTTTTTTTAAAGAATCCGTATGTGTTAACGGCAGCTCACTTTGCGGCTGCGTTGCTTGCGGTTATCATTTTCCTGGCTATATTTGAGATAGTTACACAGTACAAAGATTGGGAAGAGATTAAGCGTGGGAATGTTTCCGTCGCCATGGCAACGGGCGGGAAGATATTTGGCATTTGTAATATTATCCGTTATTCTATTCAACATAACGACGGCATCGGCCATACGCTTTTATGGAGCTCGTATGGTTTCTTACTACTGCTTATCGCTTATTTTGTCTTTGAATTTTTAACACCGATGTTTAAGGTAGATGAAGAAATCGCTGCGGATAACCGCGCTGTTGGCCTACTATCCATGGTTATCTCCATTGCCATGTCTTATGTCATTGGCGCAAGCATTATCTAGAGCTGCCGGATTGCTACATAAAAAACGGTAGTGTATAATGACAGGAGCGTCCGAGGCATGCCAAGGGCGGTAGGGAGGGAAGTCGGGATGTTGGACAGATTGGTGAAAATCTTGGCGACACTGGCTGTGCTTTTTATTTTTGGTGGCATTTTATACTTTGCTTTCCGATAATGAATAGGAAAAACGAAGAGCGAGGCATAACAATCGCTCTTTTCTTATGTTTGTGCTAAAATAATTACGTTTATATATGTGGATTTGAACCGAGAGGTCGGAGGAGATTGTCATGGAAAATTCGTTGAATATTGCCGTCATTGGTTTAGGCTTTATCGGCCTGCCCTTGTCATTAAGCTATGCCCGCAAAGGGGCGAACGTAGTAGGAATCGATGTAAGCGAAACGCTTGTGAAAGAAATCAACGAGGGTAAATCCCACCACCTGGAATATTTTGAAGGCAAGTCGCTTGCACAAATACTTCAAGAACAAATCGCGGCTGGACGCTTTACGGCAACGAGTAGTTATGAGGATGCGGCCACTAGCGTCGATAATTATATCATCACGGTAGGCATTCCGGTAAAAGACGGTGACCCAGAAATGCGTTACCTAACTAGCGCCTGTGAAACGCTGGCAGGTGTATTAAAAAAAGGGGATACGATTATCCTGCGAAGCACGGTAATCCCCGGCACGACGGAGGAACTCGTAAGACCGCTGCTTGAGAAGAGCGGACTTGTGGCAGGAGAGGATTTCTATCTTGCCTACGCCTCTGAGAGAATCGCAGAAGGCCGGGCATTTGAAGAGTTTATTCACATGCCGCTCGCGCTTGGTGGGATTAATGAAGCAAGTGCAAGACGTGCAAAAGATGTACTTGCATTCGTTACGGAGGCGGAAGTGACCATTTCCGATATTAAAGTCGTAGAGACATCTAAAGTTATTGAAAACGTACAGCGTGATGTAAATATCGCTATGGTACAGCAATTCGCCCGCTTTGCTGAAAAAGCGGGTATTGATACGTTTGAACTTATCCGTGTTGCTAATACGCACACACGCGTCAATTTGCTGACCCCGGGACCTGGTGTTGGCGGTTATTGTTTGCCGAACGCGTTATATTATTTGTTACCGAAAGCGAAAGAATTGGGTGTAGACCTCCATCTATTGGAGACGGCGCGGCAGATTAATGACAGTGTACCGAAAGTGCTTGTGCAGATGGCAGAAGCAGAGCTGAACAAACAGGGGAAGACAATCGGCGACAGCAAAGTTGCCGTACTTGGGCTTGCGATGAAAGATTTCTCGAATGATGACCGCATCAGCCCGCCTCACCATCTTGTGCAGCTTCTCCGGGAAACTGGAGCTACAGTAGCTGCGTACGATCCGGCTGTGCCGAGCACATACGAGTATAAGGTTTCCAGCTTGCAGGAGGCTGTGAAAGATGCGGATGCGCTCATCTATGTTACTGTACAGGAAGAATTCCTGGAGATTGACTGGAACCAGACAGTTGCCCAGATGAAAGGCACGCCGGTCATTTTGGACGGCAAAAACCGTGTGCCGCGCAGCGTAGAGGAAAAAGCGGTACTCGTCCGCATCTAAAAAGGTAAACATAATAGAAATCGAGAAAACGAGACGGCGCAGTCCGCATAGCTCTTTTCCTTTGGGGAGAGAGGAGCGGACTCGCGTCTCGTTTTGCTTATAAGACGAAAGGATGTCGTGAAGGATGAAGGCGAATAAAAAAGTGCTGCTGGTGGCGTATTTGTTTCCGCCAATTGGGGGCGGTGGCGTGCCGCGCGCACTGAAAATGGCCCGATACCTGGCGGAAGATGGCTGGGAAGTGCACGTATTAACTGTAGAGCATACATACCATGCCACGAAAGATGATTCGCTTCTACGTCAGCTCCCTGCCAATGTTATCATACACCGCGCCAGGGAATTTAATTTAGTACAGACAATGCGTCCGACGCAAAAAGAGCCACCTAAGCAACAAGAAGGCTCTCAGCAGGGCAAAGCGGTACAGCCGCAGGGCGGATTAAAGCAGGCGGTTAGACAGCGGATTGTACCGCTGTTGAAAAAAGCGAAGAATACATTAATGATTCCAGACGATATGATCGGATGGCTGCCCGCTGCATCCAAGCTGGGAGAAGAAATTGTTAAAAAGCATGAGATTCCTATCCTATTTTCCACATCGGGACCGTACACGAACCATCTGGTAGCCCGCCGTATTAAGCGAAAAACGGGCATTTCATGGATTGCCGATTTCCGTGATCCGTGGACGCAGAATATGCACCGCTCAGGTGTGGCTTGGCGAGAGGCTTGGGAAGAGCGGATGGAGCGCAGCGTGATGGCAGAATCGGATGCGATAACAACAGTTACATATGGATTCGCCGAGAACTTTACACAAAAGTTCGGAAAGGAAATCAAGCGGATTGAAGTCATTCATAACGGTTTCGACCCTGAAGATTACAAGAATATCACAGAGCCTGCGGAAGACGGGAAGTTTACGCTCGCGTATCCGGGGATTTTCTATAAAGAGCGCAATCCCCGGTTGCTACTGCAGTCAGTGGCCGAGCTAATCGAGGAAGGAAAGATAGCGCGCGACCGTATCTTACTTCGTTTTGCTGGTGTGTTCGATTATCCGGGCTACAGTGATAACATCGATTGTGTAAGGCGCCTCGGATTGGAGGATGTGGTCGAGATTATGGGGAATCTTCCTCATAAGGACGCACTTGTAATGATGAAGGGGGCAGACGTACTGATGCTTATTGGGGATACGGCGCCTGGCTCCGGCGTTTATATTCCAGGTAAACTGTATGAATATATGGCGATCGGCCATCCG
Protein-coding sequences here:
- a CDS encoding LysR family transcriptional regulator; the protein is MELRHLYTFKVVAEVKGFTKAAETLSYAQSSVTAQIQALEEELGTKLFDRLGKKVILTAAGEKLLPYALRMFELHDAAIQELTMDNIPAGTITIGAPESLAAFRLPAIIREYTRRYPHVKIILRPGVCWELRSFARSGELDVVFLLEPETQEHDLHIETLVMEKMAIIAPPDHPLALLPAITAADIQEETMLHTEPGCSYRTLFEKYLSSFGVFPGTDLEFWSIEAIKNCVMSGLGLSFLPLITVEKEIAEGKLRALQWNDEPCRVATQMAYHKKKWLSPALQEFLKLVEQHAQTWNEKSRQV
- a CDS encoding PIG-L family deacetylase, whose protein sequence is MEINKLMVVAHPDDETMFGGDELIQEEGWKVICITDGDNPVRSKEFARAMEAFNAEYEIWSYKDAWTEHVNRPNLEQDLLRALGERSYKKIVTHNLQGEYGHPEHKAVSEVMHNLVKEHLYVFDITVDEVLEMHILRKKLEISEIYKSQLHAFEQLSKYWIKARSVKVK
- the yjeH gene encoding L-methionine/branched-chain amino acid transporter; the protein is MEAKGNIKKSIGLPQAVALYIGAVLGSGVLLVPGLAAEIAGPASLLAWGLMTLLVLPMALVMGLLSARFPNAGGVAYFVSRAFNAGAGGLIGWFFLMSVPIGAPVAALTGAGYMTVAFGLGEEAKVGIAALMLAVSLFINYFGMKVAGKIQVAVVLAILLVLILAGVGAIPDIQAVNFTPFLPHGWLSVGQATAILFWCFIGWEAVSHMSEEFVDPQREAIKGVVIAAVVVGMLYFLTALATVGTHSYGASTSTASLVLVVERLLGSGGALAIGVTGLFICTATIIAYVGAASRLAYSLANEGRAPQVLSRVSKRYGTPVGGLAFLTACFAFILVLYGTGIVSLTTLIQLPNATFILTYLGGCAAGIRLLRESRLGMAISRVSFFLTLLIFPFVGWSVLYPLVIAFVYFLIQRYGKNTEAESMLIKS
- the zapA gene encoding cell division protein ZapA; this encodes MSGQNKERVVVEIYGQYYTMKGDSSSSHMRMIAGYVDDKMRQIAAANPRLDTNKLAVLAALNMADEYFRLRMEYEELIKLLEETAQEAEEEEMEEGSGTDKE
- a CDS encoding GNAT family N-acetyltransferase produces the protein MRNEMEDKGLERIDIRHLENRNELNEVYDVWTAAFPEELSFFVGRLKAETEYESQTTWIATVEGKVAAAVQIFPFCMWYKGIELAVGGIGNVATHPEYRGRGLTHRILLRQLDWMKEQEYDISFLFTGIPGFYEKMGWKIVREAEHTIRKEEGSRLKIEDEEWQIVPFSFDDIRAMRTIYETYSQQYAGARIRHEEYWRRGIGGQIEKALSCLIAKRNGRTVAYVLYSVENSAIFIQELCHSIDGKDAVSVLVQEIYARHPEAEKMKFKLPEGSDTFQQLKVFGARTSYKEEAMWRAVNHASLSQKLGGIEPYFTPENFLFWEADKF
- a CDS encoding CvpA family protein — protein: MNILDIIVLILLAVSVWRGYRTGLVAQLVRVASFIVSFVVAFMYYRPVAATLAEWIPISSTETSGSFGAVAGFPFMQQALYNIAAFVLLAFAAGLAVRLVGGFLDGVTKLPGLSIVNRIAGALISVVKNGLILFLILAVASLLPIAAMEKTLNESFFASYSTTYSSELLQWVKEMIENPLSPTNGNSNSL
- the pheT gene encoding phenylalanine--tRNA ligase subunit beta, producing the protein MKVSYNWLAQYVDVSGITPEELAEKLTRSGVEVDAVEHLNKGVTDVVVGYVTKKEKHPDADKLNVCQVDVGGEELLQIVCGAKNVEAGQKVPVAVVGAKLPGDFKIKKAKLRGVASNGMICSAKELGINDKLMPKEIQEGILVLPEDLEVGQPIQPILGLDDVVLELGLTPNRSDCLSMMGVAYEVAAILDRDVKLPEGNVPENGPSIEGKVEVNIEAPEHCHRYMARMISGIKLAPSPLWMQNRLMAAGVRPINNVVDITNYVMLETGQPLHAFDYAKVDNGHIVVRLAKSGETIVTLDDAERTLDEEMLLITDGTKAIGVAGVMGGANSEVTGATDTILLESAHFAGSSIRKTARKLGLRSEASLRFEKEVNPQAVEQALDRAAALIAELANGQVSQGKADQALSIPKEKQVDLHLSRLNGLLGTDLQLKDATTILERLKFTYVTEGETLKVTVPTRRQDITREVDVIEEVARLYGYDHIPTTMPYGDNTQGMLTREQMLRRTIRQVLNGAGLDEVSAYSFTHPDIAHDLATVYRETKPIPLAMPMSEERSVLRVNLLPHLLETAAYNNNRKERDLALFEIGKVFLSDEETLSKLPEEHLTLGGLLTGNWVGPHWQQKAEPVDFYLVKGILDVLLNRLGITGIEYRPAKDIKGMHPGRTAQVILQGKGAGYVGQVHPATQQKYDVDETYVFQLDADLLIELATMHQGMIPLPKYPAISRDIAVVVDRGISAGDLQKVIETSAGEWLESVRIFDVYVDDRLGENKKSVALSCTYRDPERTLTDEEVQAAHSKVVETLAAECGAELRG